Proteins from a genomic interval of Spea bombifrons isolate aSpeBom1 chromosome 4, aSpeBom1.2.pri, whole genome shotgun sequence:
- the ZCRB1 gene encoding zinc finger CCHC-type and RNA-binding motif-containing protein 1, which yields MSGGLAPSKSTAYVSNLPFSLTNNDLHRIFSKYGKVVKVTVLRDKDSRKSKGVAFVLFLDKESAQHCVRALNNKELFGRVIKASIAIDNGRAAEFIRRRNYTDKSRCYECGDTGHLSYACPKNMLGEREPPQKKEKKRRKKNAQPEEEIIEEGESEDEGEDPTLDSLSQAIAFQQARIEEEKNKFKQSAAQASSSEDSRRPRIKKSAYFSDEDELSD from the exons ATGAGCGGAGGCCTGGCTCCAAGCAAAAGCACAGCATATGTTTCCAACCTACCCTTCTCTTTGACCAACAATGATCTACACAGG aTTTTCTCGAAATACGGAAAAGTAGTAAA AGTGACTGTTTTGCGGGACAAAGATTCTCGGAAAAGCAAAGGGGTCGCGTTCGTTTTATTTCTGGATAAGGAGTCGGCGCAGCACTGCGTTAGAGCTCTAAATAACAAAGAA CTATTTGGCAGAGTAATAAAAGCGAGTATTGCCATAGACAATGGCAGAGCAGCTGAGTTTATCCGGAGGCGTAATTACACAGACAAGTCCAGATGTTACGAATGTGGG GATACGGGTCATTTGAGTTATGCTTGTCCTAAAAATATGCTGGGAGAACGAGAACCAcctcagaaaaaagaaaaaaagagaaggaagaaaaacGCTCAACCAGAGGAAGAAAT CATTGAGGAGGGAGAAAGTGAAGATGAAGGAGAAGACCCAACTCTTGACAGCCTCAGTCAAGCAATAGCTtttcag CAAGCAAGAATtgaagaagagaagaataaATTCAAACAGAGTGCAGCTCAAGCTTCTTCGTCAGAAGATTCAAGGAGACCTAGAATAAAAAAGAGTGCATATTTCAGTGATGAAGACGAGCTTAGTGACTGA
- the YAF2 gene encoding YY1-associated factor 2, protein MGDKKSPTRPKRQPKPSSDEGYWDCSVCTFKNSAEAFKCLMCDVRKGTSTRKPRPVSQLVAQQVTQQFVPPIQSKKEKKDKVEKEKSEKETTIKKNSHKKTRPRLKNVDRSSAQHLEVTVGDLTVIITDFKEKTKSPPASSTTSVDQHSQSGSGSENTERGISRSSSPRGEASSVNGESH, encoded by the exons ATGGGAGACAAGAAAAGCCCGACCAG GCCCAAGCGGCAGCCGAAGCCGTCCTCTGACGAGGGCTACTGGGACTGCAGTGTGTGCACCTTCAAGAACAGCGCCGAGGCCTTCAAGTGCTTGATGTGCGATGTGCGCAAGGGGACGTCCACCCG AAAACCTCGTCCTGTTTCGCAGTTGGTTGCTCAACAGGTAACCCAGCAATTTGTGCCTCCCATACAatcaaagaaagagaaaaaagacaaagtagagaaggaaaaaagtgaaaaggAGACTACTATTAAAAAGAACAGTCACAAGAAAACAAG GCCACGATTGAAAAACGTGGATAGAAGTAGTGCGCAGCATCTGGAAGTTACCGTGGGAGATCTGACAGTCATTATTACAGACTTTAAGGAGAAAACAAAGTCCCCACCAGCATCCAGCACCACGTCAGTGGATCAGCACAGTCAGAGTGGTTCTGGTTCTGAAAACACAGAAAGGGGAATATCCAGGTCATCTTCACCCAGAGGAGAGGCATCATCAGTAAATGGGGAATCCCATTAG